The Agaribacterium sp. ZY112 genome includes the window CCAGCCATTCCAACTTGGCTGGTCTTGCTCTAACCAATAATGATGGGTTTAGAGCTAAAACCGTTGCTAATAGGAAGTCAATATAGATCACTTTCCCACAAGCACGAAAGGGCCGGCAGACCAAAGATCCACCAGCCCTCGCTTTAAGGCGAGTTAAGCCTTAAGAAGCAATTACTTAAGCTCTACAGAAGCACCTGCTTCTTCTAGCTTAGCTTTAGCTTCTTCAGCGTCGTCTTTAGAAGCCGCTTCTTTAATTGCAGATGGAACGCCATCTACAAGACCTTTAGCTTCTTTCAAGCCAAGACCAGTAAGTTCACGTACAGCTTTAATTACGTTAACTTTCTTATCGCCAACAGCAGTCAAAACTACGTCAAACTCAGTTTGCTCAGCAGCAGCTGGAGCGTCGCCGCCAGCAGCAGGACCAGCAACAGCAACAGCAGCAGCGGCAGATACGCCGAACTTCTCTTCCATTGCTTCAACAAGCTCAACAACTTCCATTACGCTCATTTCAGCAATTGCATTCAAAATGTCATCTTTTGACAGAGCCATTATATTAATCTCCGGTTAAAACTATTTAAAAATAAAAAAAGCGGGTTATGCAGCGTCTTGTTTCTGATCGCGAACCGCAGCAACAACACGAGTAACCTTAGTAGGCACTTCGTTGAAGGTACGAACCAGTTTGGTAACTGGTGCAATCATGACAGAAGCTAGCTGACCAAGAGCTTGCTCAAGTGTAGGCAACGATGCTAGCGCGTCTAATTGACTTGCTTCCAACGCTTTTCCACCAACGGAAAGGGCCTTTACTTCGAACTTTTCTTGCTCTTTTGCGAAGTCT containing:
- the rplL gene encoding 50S ribosomal protein L7/L12 encodes the protein MALSKDDILNAIAEMSVMEVVELVEAMEEKFGVSAAAAVAVAGPAAGGDAPAAAEQTEFDVVLTAVGDKKVNVIKAVRELTGLGLKEAKGLVDGVPSAIKEAASKDDAEEAKAKLEEAGASVELK